A stretch of Limanda limanda chromosome 7, fLimLim1.1, whole genome shotgun sequence DNA encodes these proteins:
- the usp19 gene encoding ubiquitin carboxyl-terminal hydrolase 19 isoform X1 — translation MASSGGTGLAGAETAGRRGGAQPRGGSGRDGCSDLSSSTSKKKQKDRANQESREAKRAAAAAAAVVDGVIAEVKKDVFVDWKQNVNEVTVRLRCGEGVQRIEHINTTFTDTHCHVCFPDGRQWSCQLQEEIEASCSRVQYKEKGGFLHVIMHKKIPFHIWPSLKSNKKEKEAAPTETKNDKELKIMPVTLESSETHKLSSPQPQLHPLPPSLPAHSESRLGGGKTERGVKRCMKNKPACDKATVDTVGVNGEAGDGSATTNKPVTITRGEQQPQGPSAKRTVVHQPKTTNEATASADNGAQSVKSDGKASHTHLPAGRRDVDNRAERLGDGQEQKAGAAVAAPSHTNNTQVEEERNRSSDRSGATAHGHENQPAAPVSTSDCLKPVCFNKEVEPEQKPEKSPVEQESEQVLEQETPIRLQLGSRETEPVPTVGMAAKREQSPGGAQRQGSCDGEEKRDQSKEEPSLEIKQQEAPEPMVNLQIVKSDSYEKGTDLMVVNVYIKGICRETAKVIFREQDFTLIFQTCDANFLRLNSDCGANTVFKWQVKLRNLIQPELCSYSFTPSRLDITLKKRHSQRWGGLEAPAPQGAVGGAKVAVPSSPACMEKSQPGSSQHSLPAKEEPPRVGEEKPKASSRVEDGGLDNVAPRTVSEHVAITKPEPTVSSPKPTCMVQPMTHAPPASNERHEEEEEKKVCLPGFTGLVNLGNTCFMNSVIQSLSNTRELRDYFHDRAFEAEINCSNPLGTGGRLAIGFAVLLRALWKGTHHAFQPSKLKAIVASKASQFTGYAQHDAQEFMAFLLDGLHEDLNRIQNKPYTETVDSDGRLDEVVAEEAWQRHKMRNDSFIVDLFQGQFKSKLVCPTCSKVSITFDPFLYLPVPLPQKQKVLSVFYFAKEPHKKPIKFLVSVSKENSSTFEVLESISRSVRVKPENLRLAEVGKNRFHRMFLPSHSLDTVSSSDTLFCFEVLSKDLAKERVVLLRVQQKLQVPNIPISKCAACLKPPVSEEDKLKRCTRCYRVGYCNQVCQRTHWPNHKGLCRPNTEHVGLPFLASVPESRLSYARLTQLLEGYSRFSVNVFQPPFQSGRTSPESSQCRADLPPMPAASSDGFGSGDEAMGGRSPVGAGDGELKSPSLFPEQGECGLASAPHSVEAESLSSSQTSLSTTRTSDSGFSEPVTTTSCCSLDPHAEKETSCEKAVRPEAAVAGYQQPSETAPGHASQFYISLLDSNNKEQRLDEREDLLADLPEDVTLELVWKNNERLKEYVLVSSKELDYEEDPGSLSETARAGHFTLEQCLNLFTKPEVLAPEEAWYCPKCQQHREASKQLLLWRLPNVLIIQLKRFSFRSFIWRDKINDMVDFPVRNLDLSKFCIGQKDEMQQPPIYDLYAVINHYGGMIGGHYTAYARLPSDKNSQRSDVGWRLFDDSTVTMVEESQVVTRYAYVLFYRRRNSPVERPPRFHRPVGAESPTAAGATASQASLIWRELEQEEEGLDEGPRRLFRSALWRPQSQRSREEEDKDRTEEPVRRHRGRRMSEYPDDDCVRYFVLGTLVAVLALLVNLLYPLLYKGK, via the exons ATGGCCAGCAGCGGTGGGACCGGCCTGGCTGGAGCCGAGACAGCGGGCCGTCGCGGTGGGGCTCAGCCGAGAGGAGGCAGCGGCAGGGACGGCTGCTCGGACCTGTCCTCTAGCACCAGtaagaagaagcagaaggacAGAGCCAACCAGGAGAGCCGAGAGGCCAAGAGGGCAGCTGCAGCCGCGGCAGCGGTAGTAGATGGGGTCATCGCCGAAGTCAAGAAAG atgtGTTTGTGGACTGGAAGCAGAATGTTAATGAAGTTACTGTCAGGCTGCGCTGTGGGGAGGGGGTGCAGAGGATAGAACACATCAACACCACATTCACCGATACACACTGCCACGTGTGCTTCCCTG ATGGACGACAGTGGAGTTGCCAGTTGCAGGAGGAAATTGAGGCCTCGTGTAGCAGAGTCCAGTACAAGGAGAAGGGAGGATTCCTGCATGTCATCATGCACAAGAAGATTCCCTTTCATATCTGGCCATCGCTTAAG TCAaacaagaaggagaaggaggcagCACCTACCGAGACCAAAAATGACAAGGAGCTGAAGATAATGCCTGTCACCTTGGAGtcatcagagacacacaaactgtcctCCCCGCAGCCACAACTTCATCCCTTACCTCCCTCCTTGCCTGCTCACAGCGAATCAAGACTTGGTGGTGGAAAAACCGAGCGGGGTGTCAAGCGCtgcatgaaaaacaaaccagcGTGTGACAAGGCCACTGTGGACACTGTAGGGGTGAATGGTGAAGCCGGAGATGGCTCAGCCACCACCAACAAGCCTGTGACCATCACGAGAGGTGAGCAGCAGCCTCAGGGACCCAGTGCCAAGCGCACCGTCGTACACCAACCCAAGACCACTAACGAGGCCACAGCATCTGCTGACAATGGCGCACAATCCGTCAAGTCTGATGGtaaagcttcacacacacacctgcccgCTGGTCGGAGGGATGTAGATAACAGAGCAGAGCGACTCGGGGATGGTCAGGAGCAGAAAGCTGGAGCTGCTGTCGCGGCTCCCAGCCATACCAACAACACTCAG gtggaggaggaacgAAACCGGTCGTCAGACAGGTCTGGAGCAACAGCACATGGTCATGAAAACCAACCAGCAGCCCCCGTCAGCACCAGTGACTGTCTAAAGCCTGTCTGCTTCAACAAGGAAGTGGAACCAGAGCAAAAGCCAGAGAAAAGTCCTGTTGAGCAGGAATCGGAGCAGGTATTGGAGCAGGAAACTCCGATCCGCCTGCAGCTGGGATCAAGAGAGACGGAACCCGTACCAACTGTTGGCATGGCTGCCAAACGAGAGCAGTCCCCCGGTGGTGCCCAGAGGCAGGGCAGCTGTgacggagaggagaagagggatcAGTCGAAGGAGGAGCCCTCGCTGGAGATTAAGCAACAGGAAG cCCCAGAGCCAATGGTTAACCTCCAAATTGTGAAGAGCGATTCGTATGAGAAGGGCACCGATCTGATGGTGGTTAATGTCTACATAAAGGGAATCTGCAGGGAAACAGCCAAGGTCATCTTCAGGGAACAGGACTTCACGCTCATCTTCCAGACATG TGATGCTAATTTTCTGCGGCTTAATTCCGACTGTGGAGCCAACACTGTTTTCAAGTGGCAAGTCAAACTCAG GAACCTAATCCAGCCTGAGCTGTGCAGCTACTCGTTCACCCCGTCCCGGCTGGACATCACTCTGAAGAAGAGACACAGCCAGCGCTGGGGGGGTCTGGAGGCCCCTGCACCACAAG GTGCAGTGGGTGGCGCCAAAGTTGCTGTGCCCTCCAGCCCGGCCTGCATGGAGAAAAGCCAGCCAGGCAGCAGCCAGCACAGCCTCCCAGCCAAGGAGGAGCCGCCGAGGGTCGGGGAGGAGAAACCCAAGGCCTCGTCCAGAGTGGAGGATGGAGGTCTGGATAACGTGGCTCCTCGAACAGTCTCTGAGCATGTTGCTATTACCAAGCCAGAGCCCACGGTTAGTTCG CCCAAGCCTACCTGCATGGTGCAGCCTATGACACATGCCCCTCCTGCTAGCAATGAGcggcatgaggaagaggaggagaagaaggtgtGCCTGCCTGGTTTTACAGGACTGGTCAACCTTGGCAACACCTGCTTCATGAACAGTGTTATCCAATCCCTGTCCAACACCAGAGAACTCAGGGATTACTTCCATG ATCGAGCATTTGAGGCAGAAATCAACTGCAGTAATCCGCTGGGAACAGGAGGCAGGCTAGCCATCGGCTTTGCAGTGCTGCTCAGGGCCCTTTGGAAAGGAACACATCATGCCTTCCAACCCTCAAAGCTCAAG GCGATTGTTGCCAGCAAAGCCAGTCAGTTTACGGGTTACGCCCAGCACGATGCTCAGGAGTTCATGGCTTTCTTGCTGGATGGGCTCCACGAGGACTTGAACCGCATCCAGAATAAACCATATACAGAGACGGTCGACTCTGACGGACGTCTGGATGAA GTGGTGGCAGAGGAGGCATGGCAAAGGCACAAGATGAGGAACGACTCCTTTATAGTTGATCTCTTCCAAGGCCAATTCAAATCCAAGCTGGTTTGCCCCACATGCTCCAAG GTGTCAATCACCTTTGATCCCTTCCTCTACCTCCCAGTCCCATTGCCGCAGAAACAAAAGGTGCTGTCCGTTTTCTACTTTGCTAAGGAACCTCATAAAAAACCTATCAAG tttttggTTAGTGTGAGCAAGGAGAACTCCAGCACATTTGAAGTCCTGGAATCCATATCCAGAAGCGTGAGGGTCAAACCAGAGAACCTGCGACTGGCAGAG GTGGGGAAGAACCGCTTCCACCGCATGTTCCTGCCGTCCCATTCCCTGGACACGGTGTCCTCCTCTGACACGCTGTTCTGCTTTGAGGTGCTATCCAAAGACCTGGCCAAAGAGAGAGTGGTTTTGCTCAGAGTACAGCAG AAACTCCAGGTCCCTAATATCCCCATCTCAAAGTGTGCTGCCTGCCTGAAGCCTCCAGTGTCTGAGGAGGACAAACTGAAGCGCTGCACTCGCTGCTATCGTGTGGGCTACTGCAATCA AGTATGTCAGAGGACCCACTGGCCCAATCACAAGGGCCTCTGTCGACCCAACACGGAGCATGTGGGCCTGCCCTTCCTGGCCAGCGTGCCAGAGTCTCGACTCTCCTATGCCCGCCTCACTCAGCTTCTAGAGGGCTACTCCAG ATTTTCCGTCAACGTGTTTCAGCCTCCTTTCCAGTCAGGCAGGACATCCCCTGAGTCATCCCAGTGCCGAGCAGATCTCCCCCCAATGCCAGCGGCCTCATCTGATGGGTTTGGTTCTGGGGATGAAGCCATGGGTGGGAGAAGTCCTGTAGGAGCAGGTGACGGGGAGCTTAAGAGCCCCTCTCTGTTTCCTGAGCAGGGAGAGTGCGGCCTTGCCTCAGCCCCCCACTCTGTGGAGGCAGAGTCCCTCTCGTCCTCCCAGACCTCTCTCTCTACCACGCGTACCTCAGATTCAGGATTCTCTGAGCCAGTCACTacaacttcctgctgctctctggACCCTCATGCTGAAAAAGAGACGTCGTGTGAGAAGGCCGTGCGGCCAGAAG CTGCAGTAGCAGGGTATCAACAACCAAGTGAGACAGCACCAGGTCATGCCAGTCAGTTCTACATCTCTCTGCTGGACTCTAACAACAAAGAACAGAGGCTGGATGAGAGAG AGGACTTGCTCGCTGACCTCCCTGAAGACGTGACCTTGGAGCTGGTATGGAAAAACAACGAACGCCTGAAGGAGTACGTGCTGGTGAGCTCTAAGGAGCTGGACTACGAGGAGGACCCCGGCTCTCTGAGTGAGACAGCCAGAGCTGGACACTTCACCCTGGAGCAGTGCCTTAACCTCTTTACCAAGCCCGAGGTGCTGGCACCAGAGGAAGCATG GTACTGTCCAAAATGCCAGCAGCACCGTGAGGCCTCCAAGCAGCTGCTGCTATGGCGTCTGCCCAACGTTCTGATCATCCAGCTCAAACGCTTCTCCTTTAGGAGCTTCATCTGGAGGGATAAGATCAATGACATGGTGGACTTCCCCGTCAG GAATCTGGACCTGAGTAAGTTCTGTATAGGCCAGAAGGATGAGATGCAACAACCTCCTATCTATGACTTGTATGCAGTCATCAACCACTACGGTGGAATGATAGGTGGCCACTACACAGCCTACGCTCGCCTGCCAAGCGACAAGAACAGCCAGCGCAGTGATGTTG GCTGGCGTCTGTTCGATGACAGCACTGTGACAATGGTGGAGGAGAGTCAGGTGGTGACACGCTACGCCTACGTCCTGTTCTACCGGCGACGCAACTCCCCTGTGGAGAGGCCACCACGCTTCCACCGGCCCGTAGGAGCCGAGTCGCCCACCGCTGCAGGAGCTACTGCCAGCCAG GCCTCTCTGATATGGCGGGAActggagcaggaagaggaggggctTGACGAAGGCCCTCGCAGACTGTTCCGCTCTGCGCTGTGGAGGCCGCAAagtcagaggagcagggaggaggaagacaaggatAGAACAGAGGAGCCGGTACGACGGCACCGTGGGCGGAGGATGTCGGAGTATCCCGACGATGACTGTGTGCGATATTTTGTTCTGGGCACACTGGTGGCAGTGCTGGCTCTGTTGGTCAATCTGCTCTACCCTCTTCTTTACAAAGGCAAATGA
- the usp19 gene encoding ubiquitin carboxyl-terminal hydrolase 19 isoform X2 produces the protein MASSGGTGLAGAETAGRRGGAQPRGGSGRDGCSDLSSSTSKKKQKDRANQESREAKRAAAAAAAVVDGVIAEVKKDVFVDWKQNVNEVTVRLRCGEGVQRIEHINTTFTDTHCHVCFPDGRQWSCQLQEEIEASCSRVQYKEKGGFLHVIMHKKIPFHIWPSLKSNKKEKEAAPTETKNDKELKIMPVTLESSETHKLSSPQPQLHPLPPSLPAHSESRLGGGKTERGVKRCMKNKPACDKATVDTVGVNGEAGDGSATTNKPVTITRGEQQPQGPSAKRTVVHQPKTTNEATASADNGAQSVKSDGKASHTHLPAGRRDVDNRAERLGDGQEQKAGAAVAAPSHTNNTQVEEERNRSSDRSGATAHGHENQPAAPVSTSDCLKPVCFNKEVEPEQKPEKSPVEQESEQVLEQETPIRLQLGSRETEPVPTVGMAAKREQSPGGAQRQGSCDGEEKRDQSKEEPSLEIKQQEAPEPMVNLQIVKSDSYEKGTDLMVVNVYIKGICRETAKVIFREQDFTLIFQTCDANFLRLNSDCGANTVFKWQVKLRNLIQPELCSYSFTPSRLDITLKKRHSQRWGGLEAPAPQVGGAKVAVPSSPACMEKSQPGSSQHSLPAKEEPPRVGEEKPKASSRVEDGGLDNVAPRTVSEHVAITKPEPTVSSPKPTCMVQPMTHAPPASNERHEEEEEKKVCLPGFTGLVNLGNTCFMNSVIQSLSNTRELRDYFHDRAFEAEINCSNPLGTGGRLAIGFAVLLRALWKGTHHAFQPSKLKAIVASKASQFTGYAQHDAQEFMAFLLDGLHEDLNRIQNKPYTETVDSDGRLDEVVAEEAWQRHKMRNDSFIVDLFQGQFKSKLVCPTCSKVSITFDPFLYLPVPLPQKQKVLSVFYFAKEPHKKPIKFLVSVSKENSSTFEVLESISRSVRVKPENLRLAEVGKNRFHRMFLPSHSLDTVSSSDTLFCFEVLSKDLAKERVVLLRVQQKLQVPNIPISKCAACLKPPVSEEDKLKRCTRCYRVGYCNQVCQRTHWPNHKGLCRPNTEHVGLPFLASVPESRLSYARLTQLLEGYSRFSVNVFQPPFQSGRTSPESSQCRADLPPMPAASSDGFGSGDEAMGGRSPVGAGDGELKSPSLFPEQGECGLASAPHSVEAESLSSSQTSLSTTRTSDSGFSEPVTTTSCCSLDPHAEKETSCEKAVRPEAAVAGYQQPSETAPGHASQFYISLLDSNNKEQRLDEREDLLADLPEDVTLELVWKNNERLKEYVLVSSKELDYEEDPGSLSETARAGHFTLEQCLNLFTKPEVLAPEEAWYCPKCQQHREASKQLLLWRLPNVLIIQLKRFSFRSFIWRDKINDMVDFPVRNLDLSKFCIGQKDEMQQPPIYDLYAVINHYGGMIGGHYTAYARLPSDKNSQRSDVGWRLFDDSTVTMVEESQVVTRYAYVLFYRRRNSPVERPPRFHRPVGAESPTAAGATASQASLIWRELEQEEEGLDEGPRRLFRSALWRPQSQRSREEEDKDRTEEPVRRHRGRRMSEYPDDDCVRYFVLGTLVAVLALLVNLLYPLLYKGK, from the exons ATGGCCAGCAGCGGTGGGACCGGCCTGGCTGGAGCCGAGACAGCGGGCCGTCGCGGTGGGGCTCAGCCGAGAGGAGGCAGCGGCAGGGACGGCTGCTCGGACCTGTCCTCTAGCACCAGtaagaagaagcagaaggacAGAGCCAACCAGGAGAGCCGAGAGGCCAAGAGGGCAGCTGCAGCCGCGGCAGCGGTAGTAGATGGGGTCATCGCCGAAGTCAAGAAAG atgtGTTTGTGGACTGGAAGCAGAATGTTAATGAAGTTACTGTCAGGCTGCGCTGTGGGGAGGGGGTGCAGAGGATAGAACACATCAACACCACATTCACCGATACACACTGCCACGTGTGCTTCCCTG ATGGACGACAGTGGAGTTGCCAGTTGCAGGAGGAAATTGAGGCCTCGTGTAGCAGAGTCCAGTACAAGGAGAAGGGAGGATTCCTGCATGTCATCATGCACAAGAAGATTCCCTTTCATATCTGGCCATCGCTTAAG TCAaacaagaaggagaaggaggcagCACCTACCGAGACCAAAAATGACAAGGAGCTGAAGATAATGCCTGTCACCTTGGAGtcatcagagacacacaaactgtcctCCCCGCAGCCACAACTTCATCCCTTACCTCCCTCCTTGCCTGCTCACAGCGAATCAAGACTTGGTGGTGGAAAAACCGAGCGGGGTGTCAAGCGCtgcatgaaaaacaaaccagcGTGTGACAAGGCCACTGTGGACACTGTAGGGGTGAATGGTGAAGCCGGAGATGGCTCAGCCACCACCAACAAGCCTGTGACCATCACGAGAGGTGAGCAGCAGCCTCAGGGACCCAGTGCCAAGCGCACCGTCGTACACCAACCCAAGACCACTAACGAGGCCACAGCATCTGCTGACAATGGCGCACAATCCGTCAAGTCTGATGGtaaagcttcacacacacacctgcccgCTGGTCGGAGGGATGTAGATAACAGAGCAGAGCGACTCGGGGATGGTCAGGAGCAGAAAGCTGGAGCTGCTGTCGCGGCTCCCAGCCATACCAACAACACTCAG gtggaggaggaacgAAACCGGTCGTCAGACAGGTCTGGAGCAACAGCACATGGTCATGAAAACCAACCAGCAGCCCCCGTCAGCACCAGTGACTGTCTAAAGCCTGTCTGCTTCAACAAGGAAGTGGAACCAGAGCAAAAGCCAGAGAAAAGTCCTGTTGAGCAGGAATCGGAGCAGGTATTGGAGCAGGAAACTCCGATCCGCCTGCAGCTGGGATCAAGAGAGACGGAACCCGTACCAACTGTTGGCATGGCTGCCAAACGAGAGCAGTCCCCCGGTGGTGCCCAGAGGCAGGGCAGCTGTgacggagaggagaagagggatcAGTCGAAGGAGGAGCCCTCGCTGGAGATTAAGCAACAGGAAG cCCCAGAGCCAATGGTTAACCTCCAAATTGTGAAGAGCGATTCGTATGAGAAGGGCACCGATCTGATGGTGGTTAATGTCTACATAAAGGGAATCTGCAGGGAAACAGCCAAGGTCATCTTCAGGGAACAGGACTTCACGCTCATCTTCCAGACATG TGATGCTAATTTTCTGCGGCTTAATTCCGACTGTGGAGCCAACACTGTTTTCAAGTGGCAAGTCAAACTCAG GAACCTAATCCAGCCTGAGCTGTGCAGCTACTCGTTCACCCCGTCCCGGCTGGACATCACTCTGAAGAAGAGACACAGCCAGCGCTGGGGGGGTCTGGAGGCCCCTGCACCACAAG TGGGTGGCGCCAAAGTTGCTGTGCCCTCCAGCCCGGCCTGCATGGAGAAAAGCCAGCCAGGCAGCAGCCAGCACAGCCTCCCAGCCAAGGAGGAGCCGCCGAGGGTCGGGGAGGAGAAACCCAAGGCCTCGTCCAGAGTGGAGGATGGAGGTCTGGATAACGTGGCTCCTCGAACAGTCTCTGAGCATGTTGCTATTACCAAGCCAGAGCCCACGGTTAGTTCG CCCAAGCCTACCTGCATGGTGCAGCCTATGACACATGCCCCTCCTGCTAGCAATGAGcggcatgaggaagaggaggagaagaaggtgtGCCTGCCTGGTTTTACAGGACTGGTCAACCTTGGCAACACCTGCTTCATGAACAGTGTTATCCAATCCCTGTCCAACACCAGAGAACTCAGGGATTACTTCCATG ATCGAGCATTTGAGGCAGAAATCAACTGCAGTAATCCGCTGGGAACAGGAGGCAGGCTAGCCATCGGCTTTGCAGTGCTGCTCAGGGCCCTTTGGAAAGGAACACATCATGCCTTCCAACCCTCAAAGCTCAAG GCGATTGTTGCCAGCAAAGCCAGTCAGTTTACGGGTTACGCCCAGCACGATGCTCAGGAGTTCATGGCTTTCTTGCTGGATGGGCTCCACGAGGACTTGAACCGCATCCAGAATAAACCATATACAGAGACGGTCGACTCTGACGGACGTCTGGATGAA GTGGTGGCAGAGGAGGCATGGCAAAGGCACAAGATGAGGAACGACTCCTTTATAGTTGATCTCTTCCAAGGCCAATTCAAATCCAAGCTGGTTTGCCCCACATGCTCCAAG GTGTCAATCACCTTTGATCCCTTCCTCTACCTCCCAGTCCCATTGCCGCAGAAACAAAAGGTGCTGTCCGTTTTCTACTTTGCTAAGGAACCTCATAAAAAACCTATCAAG tttttggTTAGTGTGAGCAAGGAGAACTCCAGCACATTTGAAGTCCTGGAATCCATATCCAGAAGCGTGAGGGTCAAACCAGAGAACCTGCGACTGGCAGAG GTGGGGAAGAACCGCTTCCACCGCATGTTCCTGCCGTCCCATTCCCTGGACACGGTGTCCTCCTCTGACACGCTGTTCTGCTTTGAGGTGCTATCCAAAGACCTGGCCAAAGAGAGAGTGGTTTTGCTCAGAGTACAGCAG AAACTCCAGGTCCCTAATATCCCCATCTCAAAGTGTGCTGCCTGCCTGAAGCCTCCAGTGTCTGAGGAGGACAAACTGAAGCGCTGCACTCGCTGCTATCGTGTGGGCTACTGCAATCA AGTATGTCAGAGGACCCACTGGCCCAATCACAAGGGCCTCTGTCGACCCAACACGGAGCATGTGGGCCTGCCCTTCCTGGCCAGCGTGCCAGAGTCTCGACTCTCCTATGCCCGCCTCACTCAGCTTCTAGAGGGCTACTCCAG ATTTTCCGTCAACGTGTTTCAGCCTCCTTTCCAGTCAGGCAGGACATCCCCTGAGTCATCCCAGTGCCGAGCAGATCTCCCCCCAATGCCAGCGGCCTCATCTGATGGGTTTGGTTCTGGGGATGAAGCCATGGGTGGGAGAAGTCCTGTAGGAGCAGGTGACGGGGAGCTTAAGAGCCCCTCTCTGTTTCCTGAGCAGGGAGAGTGCGGCCTTGCCTCAGCCCCCCACTCTGTGGAGGCAGAGTCCCTCTCGTCCTCCCAGACCTCTCTCTCTACCACGCGTACCTCAGATTCAGGATTCTCTGAGCCAGTCACTacaacttcctgctgctctctggACCCTCATGCTGAAAAAGAGACGTCGTGTGAGAAGGCCGTGCGGCCAGAAG CTGCAGTAGCAGGGTATCAACAACCAAGTGAGACAGCACCAGGTCATGCCAGTCAGTTCTACATCTCTCTGCTGGACTCTAACAACAAAGAACAGAGGCTGGATGAGAGAG AGGACTTGCTCGCTGACCTCCCTGAAGACGTGACCTTGGAGCTGGTATGGAAAAACAACGAACGCCTGAAGGAGTACGTGCTGGTGAGCTCTAAGGAGCTGGACTACGAGGAGGACCCCGGCTCTCTGAGTGAGACAGCCAGAGCTGGACACTTCACCCTGGAGCAGTGCCTTAACCTCTTTACCAAGCCCGAGGTGCTGGCACCAGAGGAAGCATG GTACTGTCCAAAATGCCAGCAGCACCGTGAGGCCTCCAAGCAGCTGCTGCTATGGCGTCTGCCCAACGTTCTGATCATCCAGCTCAAACGCTTCTCCTTTAGGAGCTTCATCTGGAGGGATAAGATCAATGACATGGTGGACTTCCCCGTCAG GAATCTGGACCTGAGTAAGTTCTGTATAGGCCAGAAGGATGAGATGCAACAACCTCCTATCTATGACTTGTATGCAGTCATCAACCACTACGGTGGAATGATAGGTGGCCACTACACAGCCTACGCTCGCCTGCCAAGCGACAAGAACAGCCAGCGCAGTGATGTTG GCTGGCGTCTGTTCGATGACAGCACTGTGACAATGGTGGAGGAGAGTCAGGTGGTGACACGCTACGCCTACGTCCTGTTCTACCGGCGACGCAACTCCCCTGTGGAGAGGCCACCACGCTTCCACCGGCCCGTAGGAGCCGAGTCGCCCACCGCTGCAGGAGCTACTGCCAGCCAG GCCTCTCTGATATGGCGGGAActggagcaggaagaggaggggctTGACGAAGGCCCTCGCAGACTGTTCCGCTCTGCGCTGTGGAGGCCGCAAagtcagaggagcagggaggaggaagacaaggatAGAACAGAGGAGCCGGTACGACGGCACCGTGGGCGGAGGATGTCGGAGTATCCCGACGATGACTGTGTGCGATATTTTGTTCTGGGCACACTGGTGGCAGTGCTGGCTCTGTTGGTCAATCTGCTCTACCCTCTTCTTTACAAAGGCAAATGA